In Candidatus Sulfurimonas marisnigri, a single genomic region encodes these proteins:
- a CDS encoding DUF6691 family protein has protein sequence MNFPFEYTSGIMIIIGGFFFGYFLEVSGLGSPRKLNAQFTFKDWSIFKVMFVAIVVAAVGLWFFDLFGWVRLDALNVQTTFFWAMAVGGALLGAGLAIGGYCPGTSVVGLFTGRIDALIFMLGMLIGVFLFAILFDTILPLYVAAKGPESQTLSQLMHVQAWVVLLGLIALAAAGFWLGTKMESKQNSVIKAKDLDITDQ, from the coding sequence ATGAATTTTCCTTTTGAATACACCAGCGGTATTATGATTATCATTGGCGGTTTTTTCTTTGGCTATTTTCTCGAAGTATCTGGGCTTGGAAGTCCCCGTAAACTAAATGCCCAGTTTACGTTTAAAGACTGGAGCATTTTTAAAGTGATGTTCGTAGCCATCGTGGTAGCAGCAGTAGGACTATGGTTTTTTGATCTCTTTGGATGGGTACGATTAGATGCTTTAAACGTACAGACAACGTTCTTTTGGGCAATGGCTGTTGGGGGTGCGCTTTTGGGTGCCGGACTTGCCATTGGTGGATATTGCCCCGGCACTTCTGTAGTCGGTTTATTCACGGGGCGTATTGATGCTCTCATTTTTATGCTGGGTATGCTCATCGGTGTATTTTTATTTGCCATTTTATTTGACACGATTCTACCTCTGTATGTAGCTGCTAAAGGTCCAGAGAGCCAAACCCTGTCTCAATTAATGCACGTACAAGCTTGGGTGGTTTTACTAGGACTAATCGCCCTTGCCGCCGCTGGATTTTGGTTAGGTACAAAGATGGAATCAAAACAAAATAGTGTCATAAAAGCAAAAGACTTAGACATCACTGATCAATAA
- a CDS encoding DUF255 domain-containing protein, whose amino-acid sequence MIEETVFENQECADILNEHFVSIKVDREEKADIYIYIYIYKHYQKVHNMVQIISSLKLAVNLIANRKVVRT is encoded by the coding sequence GTGATAGAAGAGACAGTATTTGAAAACCAGGAGTGTGCAGACATTTTAAATGAACATTTTGTATCTATAAAGGTAGACAGAGAAGAGAAAGCAGATATATATATATATATATATATATATAAGCACTATCAGAAAGTTCACAATATGGTGCAGATAATAAGTTCACTGAAATTAGCAGTGAACCTTATTGCAAATAGAAAGGTAGTAAGGACCTAA
- the proB gene encoding glutamate 5-kinase translates to MKRIVFKVGSSVLTETTNIANERMLNLVSLIVEARKKYEVILVSSGAVAAGYTAVQLNRSIPESKKVLASVGQSVLMSSYKNKFDIFDVTISQILLTEEDFDSRVHTEIFQDIIDRTLRNDILPIVNENDISTTPDQLFGDNDQLSAHVAYYTGADMLIILSDIDGYYDSNPKDNPKAQIKKIVTQIKEEELNQEHTPNSKFATGGIVTKLKAAQYIMSKNREMFLCNGFDLTSAREFLIDGVHNKGTLFTSKQEKKEEEKKGKK, encoded by the coding sequence GTGAAAAGAATAGTTTTTAAAGTAGGAAGCAGTGTTTTAACGGAAACAACAAACATAGCAAATGAGAGGATGTTGAACCTGGTCTCTTTAATTGTTGAAGCTAGGAAAAAATATGAAGTAATTTTAGTCTCATCTGGTGCTGTAGCGGCTGGATATACAGCAGTTCAATTAAATAGAAGTATCCCTGAAAGTAAAAAGGTTTTAGCTTCTGTCGGGCAATCTGTCCTTATGAGTTCTTATAAAAATAAGTTTGATATTTTTGATGTAACTATCTCTCAAATACTATTAACAGAGGAAGATTTTGACTCAAGAGTACATACTGAAATATTTCAAGATATTATAGATAGAACATTAAGAAATGACATTTTACCTATTGTAAATGAAAACGATATCTCAACAACTCCAGATCAGCTATTTGGAGATAATGACCAACTATCCGCTCATGTTGCTTACTATACAGGAGCTGATATGCTTATAATATTAAGCGATATTGATGGTTATTACGATTCTAACCCTAAAGATAATCCTAAAGCGCAAATAAAAAAAATAGTAACCCAAATAAAAGAGGAGGAGTTAAATCAAGAACATACTCCAAACTCTAAATTTGCAACGGGTGGGATTGTCACAAAACTTAAAGCGGCCCAATACATTATGAGTAAAAATAGAGAGATGTTTTTATGTAATGGTTTCGATTTAACGTCCGCTAGAGAGTTTTTGATAGATGGAGTGCATAACAAAGGCACTCTCTTTACTAGCAAGCAAGAAAAAAAAGAAGAAGAAAAAAAAGGTAAAAAATGA
- the mgtE gene encoding magnesium transporter, giving the protein MKLTSIELIKLLENKVQRYVEGFDTNLHPYDIAELLVELRNYDEKVYLQELAKFPEELKAAVLIELPKQCHEEFVEHFTTNELAEITNTLDTDDAAELIRNIEEIDEDIAEEVLQHLPQEDRENLEDLIAFGDYQAGSYMQTELFSAFIDEQVGESIRRLKRLKAAKELDSVYQVYVISRKNKFLGSIPLEDLILQGPNVHYKELVKEGVNSVAVNAIDDIHDVVEIASNYDMGVIPVVDSKGKLLGRITSDDIYDIIEERATGQLYNLAGVNDEAEQEESLFHIGKHRAFWLGINLFTAIVASVVIGLFDTTLQSFVALAVLMPIVASMGGNAGTQTLTVTVRQMALGDISDDDAKKTIKKEVYLALMNGSIFAVTIGLIAWAWFSIPLLGVVIAASMVINLITAGFFGALIPLILKKVDIDPAVGSSVLLTTVTDIVGFFSFLGLATLILL; this is encoded by the coding sequence ATGAAACTGACATCTATAGAACTGATTAAATTACTTGAGAATAAAGTTCAGAGATATGTTGAAGGATTTGATACAAATTTACATCCTTATGATATTGCAGAATTGTTGGTAGAGTTACGTAATTATGATGAAAAAGTATATTTACAAGAGTTAGCAAAATTCCCTGAAGAGCTCAAAGCAGCTGTTCTTATTGAGTTACCAAAGCAGTGTCATGAAGAGTTTGTAGAGCATTTTACAACCAATGAACTTGCAGAGATAACAAACACACTCGACACAGATGATGCTGCTGAACTTATTCGTAATATTGAAGAAATTGATGAAGATATTGCCGAGGAAGTTCTACAACATCTACCACAAGAAGATCGTGAAAATCTAGAAGACCTCATCGCTTTTGGAGATTATCAAGCCGGTTCATACATGCAAACTGAGCTTTTTTCAGCTTTCATTGATGAGCAGGTCGGTGAGTCTATAAGAAGGCTTAAGCGTCTAAAAGCTGCAAAAGAGTTAGATAGTGTTTATCAGGTATATGTTATTAGTAGAAAAAATAAATTTTTAGGTTCCATACCTTTAGAAGATTTGATTTTACAAGGGCCAAATGTACATTATAAAGAGTTGGTAAAAGAGGGTGTTAACAGTGTAGCTGTAAATGCTATCGATGATATTCATGATGTTGTAGAGATTGCATCTAACTACGATATGGGTGTCATTCCTGTTGTTGACTCAAAAGGTAAACTACTTGGTCGTATCACATCTGATGATATCTACGACATTATTGAAGAGCGTGCTACTGGTCAGTTATATAACCTTGCCGGTGTTAATGATGAAGCAGAGCAAGAGGAAAGCCTATTTCATATTGGTAAGCACAGAGCATTTTGGCTGGGTATTAATCTTTTTACAGCAATTGTAGCATCTGTAGTTATTGGCTTGTTTGATACTACTTTGCAATCATTTGTCGCTTTAGCCGTTTTGATGCCCATTGTTGCATCTATGGGCGGTAATGCAGGAACACAGACACTTACCGTAACCGTAAGACAGATGGCTCTGGGAGATATTAGTGATGATGATGCAAAAAAAACAATAAAAAAAGAGGTCTATTTAGCGCTTATGAATGGTTCTATCTTTGCAGTTACAATTGGTCTGATTGCATGGGCATGGTTTTCTATACCGTTGCTCGGCGTAGTAATAGCCGCATCCATGGTTATTAATCTCATAACGGCAGGTTTTTTTGGTGCACTTATCCCTTTAATTCTTAAAAAGGTAGATATAGACCCGGCTGTAGGTTCATCAGTTCTTTTAACCACAGTTACAGATATAGTTGGATTTTTTAGTTTTCTAGGCTTAGCAACACTGATTTTACTTTAA
- a CDS encoding YeeE/YedE thiosulfate transporter family protein: MKNKQPRAFLSPLTAGIGLGLALMFMFLITGHGIGASGFFVRLSAWLSDTVVPVWTENNNFFFTFAANGNPLNSWISWEIAGVALGALVGSFMSGRFRFNIERGQNIGVYSRVALALGGGILTGFGAKLAHGCTSGLGLSGGATLAVAAFVFLIAFFVAGILVSLITRRIWQ; encoded by the coding sequence ATGAAAAATAAACAACCAAGAGCGTTCTTGTCCCCTCTAACTGCCGGTATTGGGCTCGGTTTAGCACTTATGTTCATGTTTCTTATTACGGGGCATGGGATTGGAGCCAGTGGCTTTTTTGTTCGTCTGAGCGCATGGCTGAGTGATACGGTTGTGCCTGTGTGGACAGAAAATAACAATTTTTTCTTTACATTTGCTGCTAACGGAAACCCACTGAATAGTTGGATAAGCTGGGAAATTGCAGGGGTAGCCTTGGGTGCGCTTGTAGGGAGTTTTATGAGTGGACGGTTTCGCTTCAATATTGAACGTGGTCAAAACATCGGCGTATACTCTCGAGTTGCACTGGCTTTAGGTGGCGGGATACTCACTGGCTTTGGAGCAAAGCTTGCACATGGATGCACAAGTGGGCTGGGCCTCTCAGGCGGCGCAACACTGGCGGTAGCTGCATTTGTATTTCTTATTGCATTTTTTGTTGCAGGGATATTAGTCTCTCTCATTACACGAAGGATATGGCAATGA
- a CDS encoding pyrimidine/purine nucleoside phosphorylase encodes MTKLENISMIKEANVYFDGKVVSRTIYLEDGSRQTLGVMQAGEYTFDTNEAEIMEMMSGDLEVKLPGESEFKTLNTPESFNVPANSSFDLRVKTVTDYCCSYIVA; translated from the coding sequence ATGACAAAATTAGAAAATATATCGATGATAAAAGAAGCAAACGTATACTTTGATGGAAAAGTTGTAAGTAGAACAATTTACTTAGAAGATGGAAGCCGACAAACTCTAGGTGTAATGCAAGCTGGTGAATACACATTTGACACCAACGAAGCTGAAATTATGGAGATGATGAGTGGTGATTTAGAAGTAAAACTACCAGGAGAGAGTGAATTTAAAACTTTAAATACTCCAGAGAGTTTTAATGTTCCTGCAAATTCATCTTTTGATTTGAGAGTAAAAACTGTTACGGATTACTGCTGTAGCTACATTGTGGCGTAA
- the ppk2 gene encoding polyphosphate kinase 2 produces MKIYNLTDTQQKEALISYSENIALEPYQAELVKLQQHIERHKLKLIILFEGRDAAGKGSVIGSVSRYLNPKHYRIVALGRPTEEERTQWYFQRYIKHFPHGGEVVLFDRSWYNRAMVEPVFGFCLSEEHKLFMKHVIPFEESFVEQGTVLVKLYFSVSKEKQAIRFEQRRTDPLRQWKLSEIDLQAQSMWEQFSTTKYRMLEKTNHEKAPWHVIRSSDKHKARLETMKLILNKIEYEGKSRAIDLSPDYKTVFTASQELEIMDMHKLHNM; encoded by the coding sequence ATGAAAATATATAACTTAACAGATACTCAACAAAAAGAGGCACTTATAAGTTACTCAGAAAATATAGCTTTAGAGCCATATCAAGCGGAACTGGTAAAACTTCAACAACATATTGAACGTCATAAGCTAAAGCTTATCATCCTCTTTGAAGGCCGTGATGCCGCTGGTAAAGGGAGTGTAATAGGCAGTGTCAGCAGATATCTTAATCCTAAACATTATAGAATTGTAGCTTTAGGTCGTCCTACTGAAGAAGAACGTACACAATGGTATTTTCAGCGCTATATTAAACACTTTCCACATGGTGGAGAAGTTGTTCTCTTTGATAGAAGTTGGTACAACCGTGCGATGGTAGAACCAGTATTTGGTTTTTGTTTGTCAGAGGAGCATAAGCTTTTTATGAAGCATGTAATTCCGTTTGAAGAATCTTTTGTAGAACAAGGAACTGTATTGGTTAAACTTTACTTTAGTGTTAGTAAAGAGAAACAAGCTATTAGATTTGAGCAGCGCCGCACAGATCCTCTGCGTCAATGGAAACTAAGTGAAATAGACTTGCAGGCACAAAGTATGTGGGAGCAATTTTCAACAACAAAATACCGTATGCTAGAGAAGACTAATCACGAAAAAGCACCATGGCATGTTATACGCTCTAGTGACAAACATAAAGCACGATTAGAAACTATGAAGTTGATTTTAAATAAAATAGAATATGAGGGAAAAAGTCGTGCTATTGATTTGTCACCTGACTATAAAACTGTCTTTACAGCAAGTCAGGAGTTGGAGATTATGGATATGCACAAGTTACATAATATGTAG
- a CDS encoding pyrroline-5-carboxylate reductase: protein MKLTFIGNGNMAKALIEGLVSNYDIEVLGRNEKTLQTLKNKLPKITTKVIGKSEDITGKNIVLCVKPYSLPDLAPKLSGEADTIFSVLAGTSIDSIRAQIKSKKYIRTMPNLGASFLKSMTTITGDEELKETALEIFNNIGTALWLSTENELDIATGVAGSGPAYLALIAESLADGAVNQGLKREDSQILVQGLFDGFAALIANENPALIKDGVMSPGGTTAAGYAALERCNVRHGMMEAISDAYSKAKELKLKN from the coding sequence ATGAAATTAACTTTTATTGGAAATGGTAATATGGCTAAAGCTCTTATAGAGGGATTAGTCTCAAATTATGATATAGAGGTGTTAGGTAGAAATGAAAAAACTCTCCAAACACTTAAAAATAAACTTCCTAAAATAACGACAAAAGTTATAGGTAAAAGTGAAGATATAACTGGAAAAAACATAGTTCTTTGTGTGAAACCTTACTCTCTTCCTGATTTAGCACCGAAGTTATCTGGAGAAGCAGACACCATTTTTTCTGTATTAGCTGGAACATCCATAGATAGCATAAGAGCACAGATAAAATCTAAAAAATACATAAGAACTATGCCAAATTTAGGAGCTAGTTTTTTAAAGTCAATGACTACTATAACTGGTGATGAAGAGTTAAAAGAGACAGCTCTTGAAATATTTAACAATATCGGAACTGCTCTATGGTTAAGTACTGAAAATGAGCTAGACATAGCTACTGGAGTTGCTGGAAGCGGTCCTGCATATCTCGCACTTATTGCTGAGAGTTTAGCTGATGGCGCGGTAAATCAAGGACTAAAAAGAGAAGATTCTCAGATTTTAGTGCAAGGTCTTTTTGATGGCTTTGCTGCATTAATAGCAAATGAAAACCCTGCACTTATAAAAGATGGCGTAATGAGCCCTGGTGGAACGACGGCAGCAGGATATGCGGCACTAGAGAGATGCAATGTTCGTCATGGGATGATGGAAGCGATAAGCGATGCTTATTCAAAAGCTAAAGAATTAAAACTTAAAAACTAA
- a CDS encoding DUF2156 domain-containing protein: MANLTVNKQTLKPFTLDSKPIIEKYLAKLDVDLSDYTFAANYIWLANSSGFYAIINKCFCLFVMTGGELTMLLPPLGKKKYITDAIIRCFEIMNANNSSPYYARIDYVQESMLEEFIQSTDEAESMFVMLEHYILEKKLVDYIYSVDSLIELRGNSYHTKRTEINKFTKSYPEYIIEQLDSAIHKDEIMKLFNKWVSDRVKYMSGDEAENFLEGIHQERFAVKQMLKNYEALSLVGLVIYINGELKGFTVGERINEDTATVIIEKTDFEILGCAQFIFREFSKMLKEHYGVAYINVGDDMGFENLRKVKMSYRPFKLVPKYTIYQK; the protein is encoded by the coding sequence ATGGCTAATTTAACAGTAAATAAACAAACGCTCAAGCCTTTCACACTTGATTCAAAACCTATAATAGAGAAGTATCTTGCAAAGCTTGATGTTGATCTTAGCGATTATACTTTCGCTGCAAATTATATATGGCTAGCTAATAGTAGTGGCTTCTATGCTATCATAAATAAGTGTTTCTGTCTATTTGTAATGACAGGCGGTGAGTTGACAATGTTATTGCCACCATTAGGAAAGAAAAAATATATTACAGATGCGATAATACGCTGTTTTGAGATTATGAATGCTAACAACTCTTCACCTTACTATGCTCGCATAGACTATGTACAGGAATCAATGCTTGAAGAGTTTATTCAATCTACTGATGAAGCAGAGAGTATGTTTGTTATGCTTGAACACTATATTTTAGAAAAAAAACTGGTTGACTACATCTACTCAGTTGATAGCTTAATTGAACTGCGTGGAAATAGCTATCATACAAAACGTACAGAGATCAACAAGTTTACAAAGTCTTATCCTGAGTATATTATTGAACAGCTTGACAGCGCTATACATAAAGATGAGATAATGAAACTCTTTAATAAATGGGTTTCTGATAGGGTGAAATATATGTCAGGAGATGAGGCGGAAAATTTCCTTGAGGGTATTCACCAAGAACGCTTTGCTGTTAAGCAAATGCTTAAAAACTACGAAGCACTATCACTTGTTGGATTAGTTATTTACATAAATGGCGAGCTAAAAGGCTTTACAGTTGGTGAGCGTATTAATGAAGATACTGCGACTGTTATTATTGAAAAAACAGATTTTGAAATTCTTGGATGTGCTCAGTTTATCTTCCGTGAGTTTTCTAAAATGCTTAAAGAACATTATGGTGTTGCATATATTAATGTAGGTGATGATATGGGATTTGAGAACCTTCGCAAGGTTAAGATGTCTTATCGTCCATTTAAACTTGTGCCAAAATATACAATTTACCAAAAATGA
- a CDS encoding IS3 family transposase (programmed frameshift): MARIIYSEEFRIEAVKQVTDNGYSITDTAQRLGIHPTSLSGWIKRLESPEAIKKHKLQDESQAEIKKLQKELKIVTEERDNLKKGRGVLCKPHKLKYSFIKEHSQFYTVHRLCKVMQVHRSGYYQWLNQPISNRELENQELLIQIKEAYRDSKGVYSHRNIHKDLKELGIHVNKKRVARLMSEAKLYGVGTYKRKPYSKAGPVHKAHPNHLHQCFIAGKPNDTWVSDITYIRTKEGWIFLATVIDLYSRKIIGWATGHRQTTPLIINALKMAVARLNKDDNVILHSDQGSQYSSYEYKTFAKKNNITLSMSRRGNCYDNAVAESFFKTIKKELVRKQIFLTRKIAASKIFEYIEMFYNSKRRHSYLDYISPNEFEKRYNMESSNIYVFTGLVIV; the protein is encoded by the exons ATGGCAAGAATAATTTATAGCGAAGAGTTTAGAATAGAGGCAGTAAAACAAGTTACCGACAATGGTTACAGTATTACAGATACGGCGCAGAGACTTGGAATTCATCCAACTTCTTTAAGTGGATGGATTAAGAGATTAGAATCCCCAGAAGCTATTAAAAAGCATAAACTACAAGATGAATCTCAAGCAGAGATAAAGAAACTCCAAAAAGAACTAAAAATAGTTACAGAGGAGCGTGACA ATCTTAAAAAAGGCCGCGGTGTACTTTGCAAGCCACACAAGTTAAAATACTCTTTTATCAAAGAGCATAGTCAATTTTACACAGTTCATAGACTGTGTAAAGTTATGCAAGTGCACCGTAGCGGATACTATCAGTGGCTTAATCAACCTATATCCAATAGAGAACTTGAAAATCAAGAATTGCTCATTCAAATAAAAGAGGCTTATCGAGACTCAAAGGGTGTATATAGTCATAGAAATATTCATAAGGATTTAAAGGAACTCGGCATACATGTCAATAAAAAAAGAGTAGCTAGACTTATGAGCGAAGCCAAACTCTATGGTGTTGGCACTTATAAACGCAAGCCTTACTCTAAAGCTGGTCCAGTTCATAAAGCACATCCAAATCATCTGCATCAATGTTTTATAGCAGGAAAGCCAAATGACACATGGGTTAGTGATATAACTTATATTAGAACTAAAGAGGGATGGATATTCTTAGCGACTGTTATAGATTTATATAGTAGAAAAATTATTGGCTGGGCAACAGGACATAGACAGACAACACCTTTAATTATAAATGCTCTCAAAATGGCAGTTGCAAGACTTAACAAGGACGACAATGTAATTCTTCACTCAGATCAAGGAAGTCAATACAGCTCCTATGAGTATAAAACATTTGCAAAAAAGAATAATATCACTCTTAGCATGAGCAGACGAGGCAACTGTTATGATAATGCTGTTGCAGAGAGCTTCTTCAAAACTATAAAAAAAGAGCTTGTCAGAAAACAGATATTTTTAACGAGAAAAATTGCAGCCTCTAAAATATTTGAATATATAGAAATGTTCTACAACTCAAAAAGAAGACATAGTTATTTAGATTATATTTCACCAAATGAGTTTGAAAAAAGATACAATATGGAGTCTTCAAATATATATGTTTTTACTGGGTTAGTAATTGTCTAG
- the rimI gene encoding ribosomal protein S18-alanine N-acetyltransferase, protein MIIRKAETSDVSKLYTLEKELFSIKNYPLSRGSFAYHVRNNLLYIAEIDGNIAGYVLVLIKRTNAKLYSIGISKEYRGKKIAEKLWKVIYKDLISLDFKLFILEVRIYNEVAISLYKKVGFNVVKVLKSFYRDGCDAYLMELEYAGETL, encoded by the coding sequence ATGATAATTCGTAAAGCAGAAACTAGCGATGTTTCGAAGCTCTATACTCTAGAGAAAGAACTATTTAGCATAAAGAACTATCCTTTATCTAGAGGTTCATTTGCATACCATGTACGTAATAATCTCTTATATATTGCAGAGATAGACGGGAATATTGCAGGATATGTTTTGGTCTTAATAAAACGAACTAATGCCAAGTTGTATTCTATTGGAATTAGCAAGGAATATCGTGGAAAAAAAATTGCTGAGAAACTATGGAAAGTAATATATAAAGATTTGATATCTCTAGATTTCAAACTTTTTATTCTTGAGGTGCGTATATATAACGAAGTAGCAATATCTTTATATAAAAAAGTAGGGTTTAACGTAGTTAAAGTACTAAAATCCTTCTATCGTGATGGGTGTGATGCCTATCTTATGGAGTTAGAATATGCCGGTGAGACATTATAA
- a CDS encoding sensor domain-containing diguanylate cyclase gives MKNDLLLQLDRLAYPVLILNESNEFIWSNNKFNILHKSALINKNNILIRDIVISSILPVLDRGEYEVQNIKKKHYFSIIESSIDLNGKTCKFLSFFDISKRKELTRELSEKGKMFESLSEYLPEGIVLYNEKIIYSNPAFEKLSGYRGRELMSKNFIELLLPKSQSELKIIMDGMLLKQGKKYELNAQIRRKKGDILHVQVKTQSLMIDNNIHFLSIISDITHKIKEHDRLKQFAYVDALTGIYNRRKFDELLEVEYSRAKRYKRNLSALFFDIDHFKKVNDNFGHDIGDDVLKMMAHLVKSNIRETDFFARWGGEEFIVLLPETSLEDALTIAEHIRSGIESKMFEIVGKITVSIGVSKIKEKERIETFIKRLDNALYKAKHEGRNKVVKL, from the coding sequence ATGAAAAATGATCTGTTATTACAGTTAGATAGGCTGGCATACCCAGTGTTAATTTTAAATGAGTCAAATGAATTTATTTGGTCTAATAATAAGTTTAACATCTTACATAAAAGTGCTCTTATAAACAAAAATAACATCCTCATTCGTGACATTGTTATATCATCTATACTCCCCGTTTTAGATAGAGGAGAATATGAAGTTCAAAATATTAAAAAAAAGCATTATTTTTCTATTATAGAGTCGTCAATAGATTTGAATGGTAAAACTTGTAAATTTTTAAGTTTTTTTGATATTTCCAAACGAAAAGAACTAACAAGAGAACTTTCCGAAAAAGGGAAGATGTTTGAGTCATTAAGTGAATATTTACCTGAGGGAATTGTTTTATACAATGAAAAAATTATTTATAGTAATCCAGCATTTGAGAAGCTAAGCGGGTATAGGGGTAGAGAACTAATGAGTAAAAATTTTATAGAACTACTTCTACCTAAAAGCCAATCTGAACTAAAAATAATAATGGATGGAATGCTTCTAAAACAAGGTAAAAAGTATGAATTAAATGCCCAGATTAGACGAAAAAAAGGTGACATACTCCATGTACAGGTTAAAACACAATCTTTAATGATAGATAATAATATACATTTTTTAAGTATCATATCTGATATAACACACAAAATAAAAGAACATGATAGGCTTAAGCAATTCGCATATGTTGATGCATTGACTGGTATTTATAACCGGAGAAAATTTGATGAACTATTAGAGGTTGAGTACAGTAGAGCAAAAAGATATAAACGTAATTTAAGTGCACTATTTTTTGATATTGATCATTTTAAAAAAGTAAATGATAACTTTGGACATGATATTGGTGATGATGTTTTGAAAATGATGGCTCACTTGGTCAAATCAAATATAAGAGAAACAGATTTTTTTGCACGATGGGGAGGAGAAGAGTTTATCGTTCTTTTACCAGAAACTTCGCTAGAGGATGCTTTAACAATAGCAGAACATATTCGTAGTGGTATTGAATCTAAGATGTTTGAAATAGTAGGAAAAATTACGGTAAGTATTGGGGTGAGTAAAATTAAAGAGAAAGAACGTATTGAAACGTTTATAAAGCGTCTTGATAATGCACTATATAAAGCTAAACATGAAGGAAGAAATAAAGTAGTTAAACTCTAA
- the trxA gene encoding thioredoxin produces the protein MAYIDLTTKNFDETLDNNEIVIIDFWAEWCGPCKQFAPIFEKVAEDNPDITFAKVNTEEQQALSGQYGVRSIPTLMVVRDGVILLNQAGMLPEEAFGKLINHVKGLDMDHVREEMTKDEEDDE, from the coding sequence ATGGCATATATAGATTTAACAACAAAAAACTTTGACGAAACACTTGATAATAACGAAATAGTCATTATAGATTTTTGGGCAGAGTGGTGTGGTCCCTGTAAACAATTTGCTCCAATTTTTGAAAAAGTAGCAGAAGATAACCCTGATATTACCTTTGCTAAGGTCAATACCGAGGAACAACAAGCTCTGTCAGGGCAGTATGGTGTTCGTTCGATTCCAACGCTTATGGTAGTGCGAGATGGTGTCATCCTACTTAATCAAGCAGGTATGCTACCTGAAGAAGCCTTTGGTAAGCTCATCAATCACGTTAAAGGGCTTGATATGGATCATGTACGTGAAGAGATGACTAAGGATGAAGAGGATGACGAGTAA